A genomic segment from Thermotoga neapolitana DSM 4359 encodes:
- a CDS encoding metallophosphoesterase family protein → MIELEELKILHTADWHFGLTSWSSSKPRDRRAEINEALDRVIEEARKEGVDLFLVAGDLLHNRSNPGVTAMKDVMEYLKKMLQIAPVVVLLGNHDWRGLTAFGDLLQVLSDDLVFLRYPEPVDVVAGRGQKVRILPFPYPEESEDLEAKISRGRDFRQWLEKKLAKLKEAGKEDFAVFVGHFTVEGLEPYAGAEQGREIVINRNLIPFFADYVALGHLHGFHVVQEQPLMIYSGSPIRLDFGEEKDEKGAVLVVVKKGSEPVFRKIDTNPLPLKTLFYRTLDTSARREIKDFCRTFPGYVRITYEEDPLNMAHELLGEIDNVVKVEKRIEKVFQSGVDDVREEISKLDFFELFKEYVKTRVKDHENLIKLFEELLEEVKGNET, encoded by the coding sequence GTGATTGAATTGGAAGAACTGAAGATCCTCCACACCGCAGACTGGCATTTTGGTCTCACTTCCTGGAGCAGTTCAAAACCCAGGGACCGTAGAGCCGAAATAAATGAAGCGCTGGATAGGGTGATCGAAGAGGCAAGGAAAGAAGGTGTGGATCTTTTCCTGGTGGCAGGGGATCTGCTTCACAACAGATCGAATCCCGGTGTCACCGCGATGAAAGATGTTATGGAGTACCTAAAGAAGATGCTGCAGATCGCACCGGTTGTGGTACTTCTGGGCAACCACGACTGGCGCGGCCTGACGGCGTTTGGAGACCTGCTTCAGGTTCTATCGGATGACCTTGTCTTTTTGAGATATCCAGAACCCGTGGATGTTGTTGCAGGAAGAGGTCAGAAAGTGAGGATCCTTCCCTTCCCATATCCAGAAGAATCGGAGGATCTCGAAGCGAAAATCTCCAGAGGAAGGGATTTCAGGCAGTGGCTTGAGAAGAAACTGGCAAAACTCAAAGAGGCGGGCAAAGAGGATTTTGCCGTGTTTGTGGGTCATTTCACGGTGGAAGGACTGGAGCCTTACGCGGGCGCTGAACAGGGAAGAGAAATCGTGATAAATCGAAACCTCATACCGTTCTTTGCTGACTATGTGGCTCTTGGGCATTTACATGGCTTTCATGTGGTTCAGGAACAACCGTTGATGATCTACTCTGGGTCTCCCATAAGACTGGATTTCGGTGAGGAAAAGGATGAAAAGGGTGCCGTGCTTGTGGTCGTGAAAAAAGGCAGCGAGCCTGTTTTCAGAAAAATTGACACCAACCCGCTTCCTCTGAAAACCCTCTTTTACAGAACACTGGACACATCGGCCAGAAGAGAAATAAAGGATTTCTGTCGGACCTTTCCCGGTTATGTGAGGATCACCTACGAAGAAGATCCCCTCAACATGGCCCACGAACTTCTGGGTGAGATCGACAACGTGGTAAAGGTGGAAAAAAGAATCGAAAAGGTGTTTCAAAGCGGTGTGGATGACGTGAGGGAGGAGATATCAAAACTGGACTTTTTTGAACTCTTCAAAGAATACGTGAAGACCCGCGTGAAAGATCATGAGAATCTCATAAAGCTCTTTGAGGAATTACTCGAAGAGGTGAAAGGGAATGAGACCTGA
- the lon gene encoding endopeptidase La, giving the protein MSKQSKEVEKSFKVLEKYARQQERDIEIPDSLPCIPLRNGLGVFPNTVVPFYVGREKSLIALEEAMEKYNRLLFVVNQIDPSVENPGPEDLYRVGTIVKVLQIMKLPDDTFKVLVEGLERARVEDFISTEPFFLVRLEVLKVKYRKTKKLEALMRSVKDKAIRYFNLTRKFPQETLVTLKEMQDPDRLADFVASILPVPLETKQELLETVHPLHRLEKVLSILVKEIEILEIEEEIEKKVKDRIEKTQREYVLREKLRAIKEELGAEEEVEIRELYEKVEKGDYPEYVKEKAVKEIQRLEKMSPYSAEATVVRTYLDWLLNLPWNVTTEDRIDVKETRKILDRNHYGLEEVKERILEYLVARKFSKNLKAPILCLVGPPGVGKTSLGRTIAEAMGRRFGRMSLGGLRDEAEIKGHRRTYVGAMPGRIIQIIRRVGTKNPVILLDEVDKMGISFQGDPASALLEVLDPEQNKDFVDHYLEIPFDLSQVLFITTANVLHTIPPALRDRMEIIEIPGYSDPEKYHIAKDYIVPRIANQYGLSRIEFTPGAIKKIIREYTKEAGVRNLERIIEKVVRKSLVKKERKHLKIGTKDVEELLGPAVYRAEDVLEEDTVGAVTGLAWTPAGGSVLIVESLLVPGKGNLILTGYMGDVMKESAKIALSVVRKMCGEECRDVFEKNDIHIHVPEGAVPKDGPSAGITITVALYSAVTGKKVKKDVAMTGEITLRGKILPVGGIREKLLAAKRAGIKKVILPERNRPDVEKIPKEYLNGLEIVFCREITDVLKEAVLG; this is encoded by the coding sequence TTGTCGAAGCAGTCAAAAGAGGTGGAAAAGAGCTTCAAGGTTCTTGAAAAATACGCCAGACAGCAGGAGCGAGATATAGAGATTCCAGACAGCCTTCCCTGTATTCCTCTGAGAAACGGTCTGGGAGTCTTTCCGAACACCGTCGTTCCCTTTTACGTTGGAAGGGAAAAATCTCTCATTGCACTCGAAGAGGCGATGGAAAAATACAATAGACTTCTCTTTGTTGTCAACCAGATCGATCCGTCCGTTGAAAATCCAGGCCCTGAAGACCTCTACAGAGTTGGAACGATCGTCAAGGTTCTTCAGATAATGAAACTTCCCGACGACACCTTCAAAGTGTTGGTTGAGGGACTGGAACGAGCCCGCGTGGAGGATTTCATCTCCACAGAACCTTTCTTTTTGGTGAGACTTGAGGTTTTGAAGGTGAAATACCGGAAGACGAAAAAATTGGAAGCACTGATGCGTAGTGTGAAGGACAAGGCGATCAGGTACTTCAACCTAACCAGGAAGTTTCCACAGGAAACCCTCGTCACGTTGAAGGAAATGCAGGATCCAGACAGGCTGGCTGATTTTGTGGCCTCCATTCTACCCGTTCCCCTTGAGACAAAGCAAGAACTCCTTGAAACGGTCCATCCCTTGCATCGCCTCGAAAAGGTCCTCTCCATTCTGGTGAAGGAAATAGAGATACTGGAAATAGAAGAGGAGATAGAAAAGAAGGTAAAAGACAGGATAGAAAAGACACAGAGAGAGTACGTCCTGCGCGAAAAACTCAGGGCCATAAAAGAGGAACTGGGGGCGGAAGAAGAGGTAGAGATCAGGGAACTCTACGAAAAAGTTGAAAAGGGCGACTATCCAGAGTACGTGAAAGAGAAAGCAGTGAAAGAAATCCAGAGACTGGAGAAGATGTCCCCCTACAGTGCTGAGGCCACCGTTGTGAGGACCTATCTGGACTGGTTGCTGAACCTTCCCTGGAACGTTACAACGGAAGACAGAATAGACGTGAAAGAGACAAGAAAGATTCTGGACAGGAATCACTACGGCCTGGAAGAGGTGAAAGAGAGGATCCTGGAGTACCTCGTTGCAAGGAAATTTTCAAAGAATCTCAAGGCACCGATTCTGTGTCTTGTCGGGCCTCCAGGTGTTGGAAAGACTTCCCTTGGAAGAACCATAGCCGAGGCCATGGGAAGAAGATTCGGAAGAATGTCCCTTGGAGGGCTGAGGGATGAAGCCGAGATAAAGGGGCATCGCCGAACCTACGTTGGTGCCATGCCCGGAAGAATCATCCAGATAATCAGAAGAGTTGGAACGAAAAACCCGGTCATCCTGCTGGACGAAGTGGACAAGATGGGTATCAGTTTCCAGGGAGATCCTGCCTCGGCACTTCTCGAAGTTCTCGATCCAGAGCAGAACAAAGATTTTGTGGATCACTACCTTGAGATACCGTTTGACCTTTCTCAGGTCCTCTTCATCACAACAGCGAACGTACTCCACACGATCCCACCGGCCCTCAGAGACAGGATGGAGATCATAGAGATACCGGGATACTCTGATCCGGAAAAGTACCACATCGCAAAGGATTACATCGTTCCACGAATCGCAAACCAGTATGGTCTGTCACGGATAGAATTCACCCCCGGTGCGATCAAGAAGATCATAAGGGAATACACAAAAGAAGCGGGTGTGAGAAATCTGGAAAGGATCATAGAAAAGGTTGTAAGAAAAAGTCTTGTAAAAAAAGAGAGGAAACATCTGAAAATAGGAACAAAGGACGTGGAGGAACTACTTGGTCCGGCTGTCTACAGAGCGGAAGACGTGCTGGAAGAAGATACGGTTGGGGCTGTCACCGGGCTTGCCTGGACACCAGCAGGTGGAAGTGTTTTGATCGTGGAAAGTCTTCTTGTTCCGGGCAAAGGAAACCTCATACTGACAGGTTACATGGGAGACGTCATGAAAGAATCCGCTAAAATCGCTCTCAGTGTGGTGAGAAAAATGTGCGGAGAAGAATGCAGGGATGTTTTCGAAAAAAACGACATACACATACATGTTCCCGAAGGTGCCGTGCCAAAGGATGGACCTTCAGCAGGTATTACCATCACCGTGGCTCTATACTCTGCCGTCACAGGGAAAAAAGTGAAAAAAGACGTGGCGATGACGGGAGAGATCACCTTAAGAGGAAAGATACTTCCGGTTGGAGGAATCAGAGAAAAACTCCTCGCAGCAAAGAGAGCAGGGATAAAAAAGGTGATCCTTCCAGAGCGCAACAGACCAGACGTTGAAAAAATACCAAAGGAGTATTTGAACGGACTGGAAATCGTGTTCTGTAGGGAAATAACGGATGTTCTGAAGGAGGCAGTGCTCGGGTGA
- the tsaE gene encoding tRNA (adenosine(37)-N6)-threonylcarbamoyltransferase complex ATPase subunit type 1 TsaE, with the protein MKKLVFEHLDEEKLKRLAEVMTGALKGGEVVVLSGELGAGKTTFVRGMVRAIGLDESIVRSPTFTLMNVYPGAKTIYHLDLYRVKDPEFLLLDVEDVLESEEGVLVVEWGDLFENFWPEDAIKVKIEVADELSRNVEISIPEEVNYLVEAVKRGGKELQGS; encoded by the coding sequence ATGAAAAAACTCGTGTTTGAACATCTCGATGAAGAAAAACTCAAAAGACTGGCTGAGGTGATGACAGGGGCATTGAAGGGAGGAGAGGTAGTTGTACTGTCAGGTGAACTCGGCGCAGGAAAGACGACGTTTGTGAGGGGAATGGTCAGGGCGATTGGACTGGATGAATCCATCGTGAGGAGTCCTACCTTCACGCTCATGAACGTTTATCCCGGAGCGAAGACGATATACCACCTTGATCTTTACAGGGTGAAGGATCCCGAGTTTCTCCTTCTCGATGTTGAAGACGTGCTGGAGAGTGAAGAAGGAGTGCTGGTTGTGGAATGGGGAGACCTGTTTGAAAACTTCTGGCCAGAAGATGCGATAAAGGTGAAGATCGAGGTGGCGGATGAACTTTCCAGGAACGTTGAAATCTCAATACCTGAGGAGGTGAACTATCTTGTCGAAGCAGTCAAAAGAGGTGGAAAAGAGCTTCAAGGTTCTTGA